A region of Frederiksenia canicola DNA encodes the following proteins:
- the prlC gene encoding oligopeptidase A, with product MSNPLLNNTGLPKFSQIKPEHIQPAIEQLIQHCRETIDQVAQIDNPTWDNFYMPQAMSGDQLSRAWSPVAHLNAVKNSPELRNAYQACLPLLSEYSTWVGQHQGLYQGYVKLKNSPEFATYSLAQKKAVENSLRDFELSGISLPAEKQKRYGEISMRLSELSSQFSNNVLDATMGWDVVIDNADELKGLPESALEAAKLDAESKGKTGYRFTLEFPSYLPVMTYCENRELRQQMYEAYNTRASDQGVNAGKWDNSAIMAETLTLRQELAHLLGFDTYADYSLATKMAESPKQVVDFLEGLANRSKAQGEKELAELKAFAAKAFGMNDLQPWDIAFYSEKQKQALYAINDEALRPYFPEERVLSGLYELLHRIFGMKVVERFDVETYHDSVRFFDIFDETDRLRGSFYLDLYAREHKRGGAWMDDCINQKRLADGSLQKPVAYLTCNFNKPIGDKPALFTMDEVTTLFHEFGHGIHHMLTEIDVGDVAGINGVAWDAVELPSQFLENWCWEEEALAFISGHYQTGEPLPKEKLTQLLKAKNYQAAMFVLRQLEFGIFDFRLHMSEPRENIVMDVLRDVKKQVAVVEIPTFVRTPHSFAHIFAGGYAAGYYSYLWAEVLSADAFSRFEEEGIFSREVGESFLQNILTRGGSEEPMVLFERFRGRKPTLDALLRHKGIAA from the coding sequence ATGTCAAACCCACTTTTAAACAATACTGGTTTACCAAAATTCTCACAAATCAAACCTGAACATATTCAACCTGCGATTGAGCAACTTATCCAACACTGTCGTGAAACCATCGACCAAGTGGCTCAAATCGACAATCCAACTTGGGATAATTTCTATATGCCGCAAGCGATGTCGGGGGATCAGCTCTCTCGTGCATGGTCGCCTGTTGCACATCTCAATGCCGTAAAAAACAGCCCTGAATTGCGTAACGCCTACCAAGCCTGCTTGCCGTTATTATCGGAATACAGCACTTGGGTAGGACAACACCAAGGCTTATATCAAGGCTATGTCAAACTCAAAAACAGCCCTGAATTTGCCACTTATTCTCTCGCACAAAAAAAAGCGGTAGAAAACAGCCTGCGTGATTTTGAATTATCTGGTATCTCACTACCAGCCGAAAAACAAAAACGCTACGGCGAAATCTCAATGCGTTTATCAGAACTTAGCTCACAATTTAGCAACAATGTACTTGATGCGACAATGGGGTGGGACGTGGTCATCGACAATGCTGACGAACTCAAAGGCTTGCCCGAATCGGCATTAGAAGCCGCAAAACTCGATGCCGAAAGCAAAGGCAAAACGGGCTATCGCTTCACGCTTGAGTTTCCAAGCTATTTGCCAGTCATGACCTACTGCGAAAATCGAGAACTTCGCCAACAAATGTACGAAGCCTACAACACCCGTGCCTCTGACCAAGGCGTGAACGCAGGCAAATGGGATAACTCTGCGATTATGGCGGAAACCCTCACACTTCGCCAAGAACTCGCCCACCTACTCGGCTTTGACACCTACGCCGATTATTCCCTTGCCACCAAAATGGCAGAAAGCCCAAAACAAGTGGTGGACTTTCTTGAAGGTTTAGCAAATCGCTCCAAAGCACAGGGCGAAAAAGAACTGGCTGAACTCAAAGCCTTTGCTGCCAAAGCGTTTGGAATGAACGATTTACAGCCTTGGGACATCGCCTTTTACAGCGAAAAACAAAAACAAGCGTTGTATGCGATCAACGATGAAGCACTTCGCCCATACTTCCCCGAAGAGCGTGTACTTTCAGGCTTATACGAGTTACTCCACCGCATTTTCGGCATGAAAGTGGTCGAGCGTTTTGATGTAGAAACCTATCACGACAGCGTTCGCTTTTTCGATATTTTCGATGAAACCGACCGCTTGCGTGGCTCGTTCTATCTCGATCTCTACGCCCGTGAACACAAACGGGGCGGGGCATGGATGGATGACTGCATCAACCAAAAACGTTTGGCAGACGGTTCATTGCAAAAACCTGTTGCCTATTTGACCTGTAACTTCAACAAACCTATTGGTGACAAACCAGCCCTATTCACCATGGACGAAGTGACTACGCTATTCCACGAGTTCGGACACGGTATTCACCATATGCTCACTGAAATTGACGTCGGCGATGTAGCGGGTATCAACGGTGTAGCGTGGGATGCCGTCGAGTTGCCGAGCCAATTCCTTGAAAACTGGTGCTGGGAAGAAGAAGCGTTGGCGTTCATTTCAGGTCATTACCAAACGGGCGAACCGCTACCAAAAGAGAAACTCACTCAGTTGCTTAAAGCGAAAAACTATCAAGCCGCGATGTTTGTGCTTCGTCAGTTAGAATTTGGCATTTTCGACTTCCGCCTACATATGAGCGAACCACGTGAAAATATTGTGATGGACGTCCTGCGTGACGTGAAAAAACAGGTTGCCGTGGTTGAGATTCCGACTTTCGTCCGCACCCCACACAGCTTCGCCCACATTTTCGCAGGCGGTTATGCGGCAGGCTATTACAGCTATTTATGGGCTGAAGTACTCTCCGCTGATGCATTCTCACGCTTTGAAGAAGAAGGTATTTTCAGCCGCGAAGTGGGCGAATCGTTCTTACAAAACATCCTCACCCGTGGTGGCTCAGAAGAACCAATGGTGTTATTCGAACGCTTCCGTGGACGCAAACCAACCCTTGATGCATTATTAAGACACAAAGGCATTGCGGCTTAG
- the yceD gene encoding 23S rRNA accumulation protein YceD has product MQKVKLPLTLDPHKDAQRRMDYAGYLPSSLLSRLAESVSNVLSDAQVTLSLSVDPQKLTVIKGSAQVEVELECQRCSNPFSQTLDCEFLFSPVKSLEQADDLPEIYEPIELNEFGEVNIVELIEDEFILSLPLVPMHNSEHCEVSVAEQVFGELPEELASKPNPFAVLANLKKN; this is encoded by the coding sequence ATGCAAAAAGTAAAACTCCCGCTCACTCTCGATCCACATAAAGACGCACAACGTCGAATGGATTATGCAGGTTACCTCCCAAGTAGCCTACTTAGCCGTTTAGCTGAATCGGTGAGCAATGTGCTAAGCGATGCACAAGTTACTCTTTCGTTATCCGTTGACCCACAAAAACTCACCGTGATTAAAGGCTCGGCACAAGTTGAAGTGGAACTCGAATGCCAACGTTGTAGTAACCCATTTTCGCAAACACTCGACTGCGAATTTCTTTTCAGTCCTGTGAAAAGTCTGGAACAAGCGGACGATTTACCCGAAATTTATGAGCCGATTGAACTCAATGAGTTTGGCGAAGTGAATATTGTGGAATTGATCGAAGATGAATTTATTCTCTCTTTGCCACTTGTGCCAATGCATAACTCTGAACACTGTGAAGTGTCCGTGGCAGAACAGGTGTTTGGTGAATTGCCTGAAGAACTGGCAAGCAAACCGAATCCGTTCGCCGTATTAGCTAATTTAAAGAAAAACTAG
- the malM gene encoding maltose operon protein MalM — translation MKIKIALCLSALLFSLSAQALSPDQNELAKVQWQDLNLNQQQTATVTAQAMPTIQGASGAVVGYKIPANQGAVKIQIKSPVQKDNSVFVPNVLVLDSHFTPSLTYPAKQFQFAEERGLSGAQYQAELSLTPTPNQDFIYLLIYTTEQDLQGKTIMTHPAKLLAKAKGNQPPAIADIEVTHRDQGKVIVEVDGVQSSQFIGLSGPLFESKQPAPKVVGTQAIAKAEKTASKATQPVESSTEQYFNNAVKQALKNNDINKAMNLVNEAEQLGLKQPRQIFIKHVSAK, via the coding sequence ATGAAAATCAAAATCGCACTCTGTCTATCCGCTCTCTTGTTCAGCCTTTCTGCTCAAGCCTTAAGCCCAGATCAAAATGAACTCGCCAAAGTGCAATGGCAAGATCTCAACCTAAACCAGCAACAAACGGCGACAGTTACAGCCCAAGCAATGCCAACCATTCAAGGGGCAAGCGGTGCTGTTGTTGGCTATAAAATTCCTGCGAATCAAGGTGCGGTGAAAATTCAAATTAAAAGCCCAGTGCAAAAAGACAACAGCGTGTTTGTACCAAATGTGCTCGTGCTTGATAGCCATTTCACGCCATCATTAACTTACCCCGCCAAACAATTTCAGTTCGCTGAAGAACGGGGCTTGTCTGGTGCACAATATCAAGCGGAGTTGAGCCTAACCCCAACGCCAAATCAAGATTTTATCTACTTGTTGATCTACACCACCGAGCAAGATTTGCAAGGCAAAACCATTATGACCCACCCAGCCAAACTGCTCGCCAAAGCAAAAGGCAACCAACCGCCTGCGATTGCCGATATTGAAGTGACACACCGCGATCAAGGCAAAGTGATTGTAGAAGTGGATGGCGTGCAATCCAGCCAATTTATCGGTTTAAGTGGTCCGTTATTTGAAAGCAAGCAGCCTGCACCGAAAGTGGTTGGCACACAAGCCATTGCCAAAGCCGAAAAAACCGCAAGCAAAGCGACACAACCAGTGGAATCTAGCACAGAACAATACTTCAACAACGCGGTGAAGCAAGCCTTGAAAAATAACGACATCAACAAAGCCATGAATTTAGTCAATGAAGCCGAGCAGCTTGGTTTAAAACAGCCGAGACAGATTTTCATCAAACACGTTTCTGCAAAATAA
- the plsX gene encoding phosphate acyltransferase PlsX, with protein sequence MTSLTIALDVMGGDFGPRITIPAAQRALEHNPRLHFLLFGHQAEIAPLTDRLDSELQSRVQIIHTEKTLNSDLPFLQAIRQSKGSSMRLAIEAVAKGEAQGCVSGGNTGLLMGLAKQLIEPLPNIDRPALTSLIPTMNGKSSVMLDLGANVEADSKLLCQFAEMGNIFAQVMLDLVFPRLSLLNIGTEENKGSPQTREAHQQLKLTNHLNYQGFIEGDKLMNGIADVIICDGFSGNIALKTMEGAAKNILSFFKKPTEESNLCRQTKRLLLRAIFYRYYRKLQQINPDRHNGATLLGLSSVVVKSHGGASNNAFFYAIDHAISQIEHKIPERISRGLEKLE encoded by the coding sequence TTGACCAGTCTAACCATAGCGTTAGATGTGATGGGCGGGGACTTTGGTCCCCGTATTACTATCCCCGCTGCACAAAGGGCTTTGGAACACAATCCAAGGCTACATTTTCTTTTATTCGGCCATCAAGCCGAAATCGCCCCGCTAACTGACCGCTTAGATAGCGAATTGCAATCCCGCGTTCAAATCATTCACACCGAAAAAACGCTCAACAGCGATTTACCCTTCCTACAAGCGATCCGCCAAAGCAAAGGTAGCTCAATGCGTTTAGCCATTGAAGCCGTGGCAAAGGGCGAGGCTCAAGGCTGTGTAAGCGGTGGCAATACTGGTTTACTGATGGGATTGGCGAAGCAGTTGATTGAGCCGTTACCCAATATCGATCGCCCTGCCTTGACTTCGTTGATCCCAACAATGAACGGCAAATCCAGCGTGATGTTGGATTTAGGGGCAAATGTCGAAGCTGACAGCAAGCTACTTTGCCAATTTGCTGAAATGGGCAACATTTTTGCCCAAGTGATGTTGGATTTAGTTTTCCCTCGCTTATCGCTGCTCAATATCGGCACGGAAGAAAATAAAGGTAGCCCGCAAACTCGAGAAGCTCATCAACAACTCAAATTAACTAACCATTTGAATTATCAAGGCTTTATTGAGGGGGATAAACTGATGAATGGCATCGCCGATGTAATCATCTGCGATGGTTTTAGTGGCAATATTGCCTTAAAAACGATGGAAGGTGCAGCGAAAAACATCTTATCATTTTTCAAAAAGCCAACAGAAGAGTCCAACCTCTGCCGTCAAACTAAGCGGTTATTATTGCGAGCGATTTTCTACCGCTACTACCGCAAACTACAGCAAATCAATCCCGACCGCCACAACGGCGCCACTTTGCTCGGCTTATCGTCCGTCGTGGTGAAAAGCCACGGTGGAGCCAGTAATAATGCATTTTTCTACGCCATCGACCATGCGATTTCCCAAATTGAACATAAAATCCCCGAGCGGATTTCGCGGGGACTAGAAAAGTTGGAATAA
- the rpmF gene encoding 50S ribosomal protein L32, with protein MAVQQNKKSRSRRDMRRSHDALTTAAVSVDKVTGETHLRHHVTADGYYRGRKVINK; from the coding sequence GTGGCTGTTCAACAAAATAAAAAATCTCGTTCACGTCGTGATATGCGTCGTTCACACGATGCATTAACTACTGCGGCAGTATCAGTAGATAAAGTAACTGGTGAAACTCACTTACGTCACCACGTTACTGCTGACGGTTACTATCGTGGTCGTAAAGTGATCAACAAATAA
- the malT gene encoding HTH-type transcriptional regulator MalT has product MQVVTKLIPTKLIFGNNPSEPRDKQGVERGALLRVLEQAKAYPLTLITAPAGYGKTTLVLQWKARLLADNTPLAWFTLDESDNKAEQFSHYFSTALAKATGISLQGINYQNDLIDYFGQLLIRLHDVDEHFYLIIDDYHLIDNSEIHDALRFWLKHQPRTMSLVLLSRLVPPLSITNLRIHEKLLEIDVHQLAFSPNEARQFFEQKLHQTLSDETVFALCDRVEGWATALQLMIFAIRQNAELLHFPEKLFTKLNQQHIADYLNEEVFHYVDPAIKQFMQRCAILRSMNEKLVLALTQDENGVKKLDELEKQGLFIQRLQQDDGEFWWKFHPILASYLSQSCRLELPNEWQQLHQTAAMMWLKLGYGSEALYHAQMLDDPTTLYQILQEHGWSLFHQGQLKLIEDCLTHLPAEQLWQDENLVLLKAWLAQSQHRHQEVSGILQKFQPKQPLTESLQGRFDALKAQVAINAGDEEQAYLLANQALRNLPSEFGYAQIVAKSVIGEAQHCRGYLKEGLALMQQVEKLATTQRAYHHWLWSRLQQSEILSAQGFWQSAYDLLKETTQQTHEFRQIPMNEFLLRLKGQILWEWHHLDQAEAMANAGIEVLDNEEEQIQCLALLAKTSLTKGDLNNAERLIDRCRALLTRSSPHKDWLTALDEVQLIYWQMKGETAPLESWLAQANFPSQEHNHFTQRQWRNIARCYLLQENYEQALKILNSLLKTTAIFNLVSDSQRALILRNRLHYLQGKKDLAQRDLIQALNLSQQTNFISAFVIEGDLIAQQIRQLLQLNVLDELSTHKAQFILRSINQHNRHKTAHFDEEFVKSLLENPQVPELLKISPLTQREWQVLGLIYSGYSNEQISQELVVAMTTIKTHIRNLYQKIGVANRSEAIEYTRSLLRMMGYH; this is encoded by the coding sequence ATGCAAGTTGTTACAAAATTAATCCCCACAAAACTGATTTTTGGCAATAATCCGAGTGAACCACGTGACAAACAAGGCGTGGAGCGGGGAGCGTTGTTGCGAGTGTTGGAACAAGCAAAAGCGTATCCACTGACGTTGATCACCGCTCCTGCCGGCTATGGCAAAACGACCTTGGTGCTGCAATGGAAAGCCCGTTTACTGGCGGACAATACACCGCTTGCATGGTTTACATTGGATGAAAGTGATAACAAAGCGGAGCAATTTTCTCACTATTTTTCTACCGCACTTGCCAAGGCGACAGGCATTTCGCTACAAGGCATAAACTATCAAAACGACCTGATCGATTACTTTGGGCAATTATTAATACGGCTACACGATGTCGATGAGCATTTTTATCTGATCATTGACGACTATCATCTCATCGACAACAGCGAAATTCACGATGCTCTGCGTTTTTGGCTAAAACATCAACCACGCACGATGAGTCTTGTGTTGCTCTCTCGCCTTGTGCCACCGCTGAGCATTACTAATCTGCGTATTCACGAAAAATTGTTGGAAATTGATGTCCACCAGCTCGCCTTTAGCCCGAACGAAGCTCGTCAATTTTTTGAACAGAAACTGCATCAGACGTTAAGCGATGAAACGGTGTTTGCCCTGTGTGATCGAGTCGAAGGTTGGGCGACGGCGTTGCAGCTGATGATTTTCGCCATTCGCCAAAATGCGGAATTGCTCCACTTTCCCGAAAAGCTATTTACCAAATTAAATCAACAACATATCGCTGATTATCTGAACGAAGAAGTGTTCCATTATGTTGATCCTGCGATCAAACAGTTTATGCAACGCTGTGCAATCTTACGTTCGATGAATGAAAAATTGGTGCTTGCGCTTACCCAAGATGAAAACGGTGTGAAGAAGCTCGATGAGCTGGAAAAACAAGGGCTATTCATTCAGCGATTGCAACAAGACGACGGCGAATTTTGGTGGAAATTTCATCCGATTTTAGCGTCTTATTTGTCGCAAAGTTGCCGTTTAGAATTACCCAATGAGTGGCAGCAGCTACACCAAACCGCAGCGATGATGTGGTTGAAACTGGGCTACGGTTCAGAGGCGTTGTATCACGCTCAAATGTTAGACGACCCGACTACGCTCTATCAAATTCTGCAAGAACACGGCTGGTCGCTGTTCCACCAAGGGCAACTCAAACTAATTGAAGATTGTTTGACCCATCTACCTGCGGAGCAACTGTGGCAAGATGAAAATTTGGTGCTACTCAAAGCGTGGTTGGCACAAAGTCAGCACCGCCACCAAGAAGTGAGCGGTATCTTGCAAAAATTCCAACCAAAACAACCGCTTACCGAGAGCCTACAAGGCCGTTTTGATGCACTTAAAGCTCAAGTGGCGATCAACGCTGGCGATGAGGAACAGGCGTATTTGCTCGCAAATCAAGCCTTGCGAAATCTGCCAAGTGAGTTTGGCTATGCTCAAATCGTCGCTAAGTCGGTAATTGGCGAAGCACAACATTGCCGTGGCTATTTGAAAGAAGGTTTAGCGTTGATGCAGCAAGTGGAAAAACTAGCAACAACACAGCGTGCTTATCACCATTGGTTATGGTCCCGCTTACAGCAATCGGAAATCCTTTCTGCCCAAGGCTTTTGGCAATCGGCATACGATTTACTCAAAGAAACCACTCAGCAAACTCACGAATTTCGTCAAATTCCGATGAACGAATTTTTGCTGCGGCTAAAAGGGCAAATTTTGTGGGAATGGCACCATCTCGACCAAGCAGAAGCAATGGCAAATGCCGGCATTGAAGTGCTAGACAATGAAGAAGAACAAATTCAATGTTTGGCCTTGTTGGCAAAAACGTCCTTGACTAAAGGCGATTTAAACAATGCTGAACGGCTTATTGACCGCTGCCGAGCTTTACTAACTCGCAGCTCGCCGCACAAAGACTGGCTCACTGCCTTAGACGAAGTGCAGTTGATCTATTGGCAAATGAAAGGCGAAACCGCGCCACTTGAAAGCTGGTTGGCACAGGCGAATTTCCCAAGCCAAGAACATAATCACTTCACCCAACGTCAATGGCGAAATATTGCTCGTTGCTATTTGCTACAAGAAAATTACGAACAAGCGTTGAAAATTCTCAATAGTCTGCTGAAAACCACGGCGATTTTTAACTTGGTGAGCGACAGCCAACGGGCGTTGATTTTGCGAAATCGTCTACATTATCTGCAAGGCAAAAAAGATTTGGCACAGCGAGATCTGATCCAAGCGCTCAATTTGAGCCAGCAGACCAACTTCATCAGTGCCTTTGTGATTGAAGGCGATTTGATCGCCCAGCAGATCCGCCAACTGTTACAGCTGAATGTGTTGGACGAACTTTCTACCCACAAAGCACAATTTATTTTACGCAGTATCAACCAGCACAACCGCCACAAAACCGCCCATTTTGATGAAGAATTTGTGAAAAGTCTGCTGGAAAACCCGCAAGTCCCAGAGCTGCTCAAAATCAGCCCTCTCACCCAAAGGGAGTGGCAAGTGCTAGGACTGATCTACTCGGGTTATAGCAATGAACAAATCTCCCAAGAACTTGTGGTGGCGATGACCACCATCAAAACCCATATTCGCAATCTCTACCAAAAAATCGGCGTCGCCAACCGCAGCGAGGCGATTGAATATACCCGCAGTTTGTTACGAATGATGGGCTATCATTGA
- the dapD gene encoding 2,3,4,5-tetrahydropyridine-2,6-dicarboxylate N-succinyltransferase — protein sequence MSLQQIIEAAFERRAEITPNTVDAETKAAVLDVLEGLDSGKYRVAEKIDGEWVTHQWLKKAVLLSFRINDNQIIDGAETKYYDKVPLKFAEYTAERFQQEGFRVVPSATVRKGAYIAKNTVLMPSYVNIGAYVGEGTMVDTWATVGSCAQIGKNVHLSGGVGIGGVLEPLQANPTIIGDNCFIGARSEIVEGVIVEDGCVISMGVFIGQSTKIYDRETGEIHYGRVPAGSVVVSGSLPSKCGKYNLYCAVIVKKVDEKTRGKVGINELLRSIEE from the coding sequence ATGTCATTACAACAAATTATCGAAGCGGCGTTTGAGCGTCGTGCCGAAATCACCCCAAACACTGTGGATGCTGAAACCAAAGCGGCCGTGCTTGACGTTTTAGAAGGTTTAGACAGCGGCAAATATCGTGTGGCGGAGAAAATCGATGGAGAGTGGGTTACGCACCAATGGTTGAAAAAAGCGGTATTGCTTTCATTCCGTATCAACGATAACCAAATCATTGATGGTGCTGAAACTAAATACTACGACAAAGTGCCACTTAAATTTGCGGAGTACACAGCAGAACGTTTCCAACAAGAAGGCTTCCGCGTAGTGCCATCGGCGACGGTGCGTAAAGGAGCTTATATTGCGAAAAATACCGTGTTAATGCCATCTTATGTGAACATTGGTGCTTACGTTGGTGAAGGTACAATGGTAGATACTTGGGCGACAGTGGGGTCTTGTGCTCAAATCGGTAAAAACGTCCACCTTTCAGGCGGTGTGGGCATTGGCGGCGTGTTAGAGCCATTACAAGCGAATCCAACCATTATTGGCGATAACTGCTTTATTGGTGCACGTTCTGAAATCGTGGAAGGCGTGATCGTGGAAGACGGCTGTGTGATCTCAATGGGCGTGTTCATCGGTCAATCCACCAAAATTTACGATCGTGAAACAGGCGAAATCCACTACGGTCGCGTGCCTGCAGGGTCTGTCGTCGTTTCAGGCAGCTTGCCATCAAAATGCGGAAAATATAACCTTTACTGTGCGGTGATTGTGAAGAAAGTAGACGAAAAAACCCGTGGTAAAGTGGGAATTAACGAGTTATTGCGTTCAATTGAAGAATAG
- the pyrG gene encoding glutamine hydrolyzing CTP synthase, translated as MATNYIFVTGGVVSSLGKGIAAASLASILEARGLDVTIMKLDPYINVDPGTMSPTQHGEVFVTEDGAETDLDLGHYERFIRTKMTKANNFTSGKIYSEVLRKERRGDYLGATIQVIPHITNEIKARVIEGGKGHDVAIVEVGGTVGDIESLPFLEALRQLAVDVGREKTLFMHLTLVPYIPTAGEVKTKPTQHSVKELLSIGIQPDVLVCRSDRAIPANERAKIALFCNVPERAVISLKDVDSIYRIPALLKSQGLDDFICERFRLTCKEADLSEWENVLYEQANPTGEVTIGMVGKYVELPDAYKSVNEALKHAGLKNRLTVNIQYIDSQDVETKGVEVLNGVDAILVPGGFGYRGVEGKILTAQYARENGIPYLGICLGMQIALIEYARNVAGMKGANSTEFDKNTPFPVVGLITEWQDADGKVEVRSDESDLGGTMRLGSQACHLVDGTLAREVYGAETIFERHRHRYEVNNTLLPQIEAAGLKVSGLSADRKLVEIIEVPNHPWFIAAQFHPEFTSTPRDGHRLFEGFIKAAKAHQAKLAK; from the coding sequence ATGGCAACAAATTATATTTTTGTAACGGGCGGTGTTGTTTCTTCTTTAGGGAAGGGCATTGCAGCAGCCTCTTTAGCATCTATTCTCGAAGCTCGTGGCTTAGATGTCACCATAATGAAGCTCGACCCTTATATCAATGTTGACCCTGGTACAATGAGCCCTACTCAGCACGGTGAAGTCTTCGTGACCGAAGACGGGGCGGAAACTGATTTAGACTTGGGGCATTACGAGCGTTTTATTCGCACTAAAATGACCAAAGCCAATAACTTCACCAGTGGTAAAATCTATTCAGAAGTATTACGCAAAGAGCGTCGTGGCGACTACCTTGGTGCCACAATTCAAGTGATCCCGCATATCACAAACGAAATCAAAGCACGTGTGATCGAAGGTGGTAAAGGACACGATGTGGCAATCGTTGAAGTTGGCGGCACTGTGGGTGATATTGAATCGCTACCCTTCTTAGAAGCGTTGCGTCAGTTAGCGGTGGACGTTGGCCGTGAAAAAACGTTATTTATGCACTTAACCCTTGTGCCGTATATTCCAACCGCAGGTGAAGTGAAGACTAAACCAACCCAACATTCGGTGAAAGAGTTGCTTTCAATCGGTATTCAGCCAGATGTGCTGGTTTGCCGCTCCGATCGTGCAATTCCAGCAAATGAACGTGCCAAAATTGCGTTGTTCTGTAACGTGCCAGAGCGTGCGGTGATTTCACTCAAAGACGTGGATTCCATTTACCGTATCCCAGCACTCTTGAAATCGCAAGGCTTAGATGATTTCATCTGCGAACGCTTCCGTTTAACCTGCAAAGAAGCGGATTTATCAGAATGGGAAAACGTATTGTATGAGCAAGCGAACCCAACGGGCGAAGTCACCATCGGTATGGTTGGCAAGTATGTGGAATTGCCAGATGCTTATAAATCAGTCAATGAAGCGTTAAAACACGCGGGGCTGAAAAACCGTTTAACCGTAAACATTCAGTATATCGACTCGCAAGATGTAGAAACTAAGGGCGTCGAAGTCTTAAACGGCGTTGATGCGATTTTAGTCCCAGGCGGTTTCGGCTATCGTGGCGTGGAAGGGAAAATTCTCACCGCACAATACGCCCGTGAAAATGGCATTCCATACTTGGGCATTTGTTTAGGGATGCAAATTGCGTTAATTGAATACGCACGCAATGTAGCAGGAATGAAAGGGGCTAACTCTACGGAATTCGATAAAAACACACCATTCCCTGTGGTAGGTTTAATCACCGAATGGCAAGATGCCGACGGCAAGGTGGAAGTTCGTTCTGATGAATCCGATCTCGGCGGCACAATGCGTTTAGGCTCACAGGCCTGTCACTTAGTTGACGGTACTTTAGCTCGTGAAGTTTATGGTGCAGAAACCATTTTCGAACGCCATCGCCACCGCTACGAAGTGAATAATACCTTGTTGCCACAAATCGAAGCAGCTGGCTTGAAAGTATCTGGCTTATCGGCAGATCGTAAATTAGTGGAGATCATCGAAGTGCCAAACCACCCTTGGTTTATCGCAGCACAATTCCACCCAGAATTTACCTCAACGCCACGTGATGGACACCGCCTATTTGAAGGTTTCATCAAAGCGGCGAAAGCACATCAAGCAAAATTGGCGAAGTAA